In one Mus caroli chromosome 14, CAROLI_EIJ_v1.1, whole genome shotgun sequence genomic region, the following are encoded:
- the Pou4f1 gene encoding POU domain, class 4, transcription factor 1 — protein sequence MMSMNSKQPHFAMHPTLPEHKYPSLHSSSEAIRRACLPTPPLQSNLFASLDETLLARAEALAAVDIAVSQGKSHPFKPDATYHTMNSVPCTSTSTVPLAHHHHHHHHHQALEPGDLLDHISSPSLALMAGAGGAGAAGGGGGAHDGPGGGGGPGGGGGPGGGGPGGGGGGGGPGGGGGGPGGGLLGGSAHPHPHMHGLGHLSHPAAAAAMNMPSGLPHPGLVAAAAHHGAAAAAAAAAAGQVAAASAAAAVVGAAGLASICDSDTDPRELEAFAERFKQRRIKLGVTQADVGSALANLKIPGVGSLSQSTICRFESLTLSHNNMIALKPILQAWLEEAEGAQREKMNKPELFNGGEKKRKRTSIAAPEKRSLEAYFAVQPRPSSEKIAAIAEKLDLKKNVVRVWFCNQRQKQKRMKFSATY from the coding sequence CTGCAGAGCAACCTCTTCGCCAGCCTGGACGAGACTCTGCTGGCGCGGGCCGAGGCGCTGGCGGCCGTGGACATCGCGGTGTCCCAGGGCAAGAGCCACCCTTTCAAGCCGGACGCCACGTACCACACGATGAATAGCGTGCCCTGCACGTCCACGTCCACCGTGCCGCTggcgcaccaccaccaccaccaccaccaccaccaggcgcTCGAGCCCGGTGACCTGCTGGACCACATCTCGTCGCCGTCGCTCGCGCTCATGGCCGGCGCGGGGGGCGCAGGCGCggcgggaggcggcggcggcgcccACGACGGCCCTGGGGGCGGAGGCGGCCCGGGGGGCGGCGGTGGCCCGGGCGGCGGCGGCCCCGggggtggcggcggcggcggcggcccggggggcggcggcggcggcccggGCGGCGGGCTCTTGGGCGGCTCGGCGCATCCGCACCCGCACATGCACGGCCTGGGCCACCTGTCGCAccccgcggcggcggcggccatGAACATGCCGTCCGGGCTGCCGCATCCCGGGCTCGTGGCCGCGGCGGCGCACCACGgcgcggcggcggcagcggcggcggcggcggcggggcaGGTGGCGGCGGCGTCGGCCGCGGCGGCGGTGGTGGGCGCGGCGGGCCTGGCGTCCATCTGCGACTCGGACACGGACCCGCGCGAGCTCGAGGCGTTCGCCGAGCGCTTCAAGCAGCGGCGCATCAAGCTGGGCGTGACGCAGGCCGACGTGGGCTCGGCGCTGGCCAACCTCAAGATCCCGGGCGTGGGCTCGCTCAGCCAGAGCACCATCTGCAGGTTCGAGTCGCTCACGCTCTCGCACAACAACATGATCGCGCTCAAGCCCATTCTGCAGGCGTGGCTGGAGGAGGCCGAGGGCGCGCAGCGTGAGAAAATGAACAAGCCGGAGCTCTTCAACGGCGGCGAGAAGAAGCGCAAGCGGACTTCCATCGCCGCGCCCGAGAAGCGCTCCCTCGAGGCCTATTTTGCAGTACAACCCCGGCCCTCGTCTGAGAAGATCGCCGCCATCGCCGAGAAACTGGACCTCAAAAAGAACGTGGTGCGGGTGTGGTTTTGCaaccagagacagaagcagaagcgGATGAAATTCTCTGCCACTTACTGA